ACAATGGACACTAAGTTCataaagaactttttttaaaaaaatgagatattatgGAAGAAAACACCATGAAAATAATAATCCTATGAGAATTGTTTTTTACGCACAGTAAATTTGAGCCTTGGTCTTCATGAAGATACTACAGCTTatatagaaaactataaatatacaagactccaggaaaaaaagtcaaaatacatattatttaacaTTCTGTAGGCCTAAAAAACttctgaggggaggggaaaggacgGCCAACTGAATCTTCACTTAAGAATACAGAACTATGAAAAATTCCTGGGTCAAAAGCTCCAAGATGCTCCAAATGGAACCACACTTTGTGAAAACATACAACCCTAGATatagttttaaaaggaaagaaaaagtactgAATAACTGCAGTCCCTTCCAAAAAAGGATATCTTAAATTAAGGGGAAAAGATTCTAATAGTGTAAACGAATCTGGctcagaaagaaaactgaacaacATATCCAATGTTCTGTCCATAAAAGTAATGACGGTACATctttaatattaaagaaataggCTATAAAAAAGTTCATTCTCAGAATTGGTTTTAGTAAAAGCTCATTTGTGCTCCTTTGTGGGTGCATAATAAAGTTCCATGGGTTTGTTCACCTTCCAGTATTTCTCACTGACCAATTCCAAAGAAAAAGAGCCATTTAAcacctaaaacaaaaacaaaaacaaaaacaaaaaaaaaaaaagaaagaattatgaaAACTGCTCAAAGCACAAAATTGTGAGATGGAACAAACAGAGAAGTCCATCTTagcacaacaatgtaaaacaactataccccaattttaaaaaagtccatctttaaaaaaaatcctaagatAAACTTGTCACTTACACTATTCATAAAAGAACAAAGGATATATCAAGTTAACTACCTGTTGCAATTTCTCCTCCTTCCAGAGTCTGTACCATTTTATTAGGCCCCACCCCACAACCTTCCACTCTCAGATGATCAATGTACTCCCAATTTCAACAGcctattattttaaatacttacagTGAACTGGCCACTGGCTGTTGCTATGTAAATGGTATACTGCTTCTCACTGGCTGTATCAAGGTTCATCTGGTTTGATTCTCCTTTGTTTCGAAGTTCTTCTAAAGCTAACCTCACAGCCAGATACTTGGATAAGTGATCAACAGTGGCATTACCTGAAGTCTTTATGtatctggaaaaataaatcattaaaaccTTACTTTCTAGATTAGtcataaaacatacataaattataaaactaatacatttctaagggcttccctggtggcacagtggttgagagtccacctgctgatgcaggggacacgggttcttgccccagtctagaaagattccacatgccacagagtggctaggtccgtgagccatggccgctgaacctgcgcgtccggagcctgtgctccgcaacaggagaggccataacagtgagaggcccgcgtaccgcaaaaacaaaacaaaacaaaacaaaactaatacatttctaaaaaggtatataaaatgtaaaatgtctcaATTATTGACAAAATACCAGAAATTTATTCCTCTATTATCTAAAAATTTCTTATTGAAAAGGTACAGAAACGGTAAAAGTACAAGCTCACTATCTACCAGGCCATGAAAGCTCTACCTACCTTACCATccataaaatatgacacagaatgacaaaaatcaaatagaaataaCACTGTAccgagaggaaaaaaaagaacatacccCTCAATCCCAATGATCAGAAGTTTTGAGTCTACAGCAGCAAGAAGAAAACTAAGAATATGAGCAAATTTCTTCTTGTCtaagaattaataaattttaggtttttaagaCAAAGCACTGAAATGctaattgttttttaaagcatcatATACCATTTACtcactcactcaacaaatatttgatgcTTATATGCACTCAAGGACAGGCTCTCTAGAGTTATATAGTGGTAAAGCAGTCATCCTGGCCAGCATGAATTTTAGAGCCTTCTGACACCCTAGCATCATTGTTAAGAAATTTAAATgatcctttctcctcctctaccTAGAAGGGTCATTCCTTTCAGATACGCAACTGTGGGTGGGAAGCACATGAGGAAAGACGAAAACAACAATTCAGGCAGCCAAAATATCCAACCAAACCCTGGCAATCAATGGGATGACAAATGTCACCCTGAATTCTTATCTAAAGTTGCCTTTTAACTCCTTAACATTCTAAATTCAGATAATCTGAAACTAACCCACACGCTTACCTTGTCTGTGCACTGTCATCTTTTTCCATAAGTGTGGGATGAGGCCTGAAtactaattcaatttcactaGCACCATCCATTACTGGATCAATTGCCACTGTTGCATTGTTATTATCAAGCTCAAGCCCAGAATCATCAGATGTTTTGGTCCGTTTGTTACTAGGTCCTGCTTCCTGATTGCTATGTGTGGATGCATTACTACAGTGAGAACTGTCTCCATTGTCTTCTGCTCCACTACCATTTTCAATCTGTTGTTTCTTGCCTCGCTGTAATCTagttaaggaaaacaaaacaaaaaacatgaaatCTTCATTTAGGCCTTTTCAATGCATCAATTTTGAAGTATGTTTACTGAATTTACTACATTctaagttccctggtggtctaatggttaggattccgggcttttactgccatggcctgggttcaatccctggtcggggaactgagatcccgcaagccacgcagcgtagccaaaaaaaaaaaaaaaaaaaaaaaaacccaaaactaaatTCTAAAAACATCTTGATAACTGAATTTGCTCCAAGTTGAATAATGTCATTTATTTCCCACATGTCCCTGAAAGGTCTAGGGAATGTCACTTATACACAGGCAAACATctgaataaattaaacaaatgtttatattcccttaaaacttttctttattGATTATAGGAATTATTggcaaatatttacattttgatgatttcctttattATGAGATTTTAAATCTAAAGAAAGGCATAATTCAGTTATGAAAAATTTACAGTTCTGAGGGAAGATATTTATGCCTTTTTAATTAGAATTTCTTAGGGAAACAGGATTTAAGAGTAATGGTAAGCACTACCTGCCCGCTGCTGACCTCACCCAAAGTCTGCTAATGCAATGCAAAATTATTCCAATGCAGAAGATGCGATGGTATCTAAATATGGAGCATAAACACAGAAGCAGCTCTCTAACAAGCTCAAATACTAAAAACCAGTAACTGGGCAAGGTACTTTGTGTATACATCTTATTTACCCATCAAAACAACTATCAAGGCAGTTAAcgttattatcattttataattgGGAAAAACCAATGAAACTGAGGTCCAAGGTCCATGGCTATAAGCTAGTAAGCACCAGAACCAGAGGAAGAACTCGATACATTCTTTCTACCATATGTATTGCCTCTCCAGCTGTATATACAAGAAAAAGGAGGGAATatgtgatgaaaaagaaatatgaaagaacGACATGCACTTCTAAGAATAGTGTCATTACTACATTTTTATTGCCAGAACAAGGAAATAATAGCCCACTGCTTGGGAAAGATGctcaagaactttttttttaaattgaactataggtgatttacaattcTGTGTTAGTTCTGGGTGTAAAGtaaattatatacacacatacatatgtacatatgtatataaaattctttttcagattcttttccattgtaggttattacaagatattgaatatagtttcttgtgctatatacagtaaatccttgttgtttatctatttcataaatAGTGATGCGTATCTGTTAAACCCATACTCCTctactttatccctccccctccccttttcccctttggtaaatataagtttgttttccatgtccatgagtctgttttgtaaataagttcatgtgtattatttttttgattccacataagtgatatcatatatttgtctttctctgacttacttcactcagtatgataatctccactTTTGCTATGAAtgacagtatttcattttttatggctaatatttgagagagagagagagagagtgtgtgtgtgtacgtaccacaccttctttatccattcatctgttatggacacttgggttgcttccatgtcttgactaatataaacagtgctacaattaacactgggatgcatgtatcttttcgaattagttttcaccttttctggatatatgccccgGAGTGGGACTGccggatcatatagtaactctatttttagttttttaaggaacctccatactgttctccac
This sequence is a window from Globicephala melas chromosome 1, mGloMel1.2, whole genome shotgun sequence. Protein-coding genes within it:
- the RNF2 gene encoding E3 ubiquitin-protein ligase RING2 isoform X1 — its product is MSQAVQTNGTQPLSKTWELSLYELQRTPQEAITDGLEIVVSPRSLHSELMCPICLDMLKNTMTTKECLHRFCADCIITALRSGNKECPTCRKKLVSKRSLRPDPNFDALISKIYPSRDEYEAHQERVLARINKHNNQQALSHSIEEGLKIQAMNRLQRGKKQQIENGSGAEDNGDSSHCSNASTHSNQEAGPSNKRTKTSDDSGLELDNNNATVAIDPVMDGASEIELVFRPHPTLMEKDDSAQTRYIKTSGNATVDHLSKYLAVRLALEELRNKGESNQMNLDTASEKQYTIYIATASGQFTVLNGSFSLELVSEKYWKVNKPMELYYAPTKEHK